The genomic region AGAACGTTTTGGTGACAGGCTCTTCCGGACTGATCGGCTCCGAGGTGTGCGAACACCTGCATGAAGTCGGATTTCGGATACACGGCGTTGATAACAATCAGCGAGCCGTCTTCTTCGGAAAGGCTGGGGATACGCGTTGGAACCAGGACAGACTTGGCAGAGAGCTCTCCGATTTCGAGCACCACGAGCTCGATATTCGCGATCGCAGCGGAGTGCAGGAGCTCGTGAAATCGGTAAAGCCTGACGCCATCGTTCACGCTGCCGCCCAGCCTTCTCATGATCTGGCGGCTCGATTGCCCTTCGATGACTTCGATACCAATGCGGTCGGGACGATGAATCTGCTGGAAGCGGCTCGCCGGTTTTGCCCGGAGAGCCCCTTCGTCTTCATGTCGACCAACAAGGTCTATGGAGACGCTCCCAATCGCCTAGCGCTAAGAGAGACTGAGACGCGTTGGGAAATAGCGGATACACGGTTCGACGAAGGGATTCCGGAGAACTTGGGGATCGACCAGTGCAAGCATTCTTTATTCGGCGCTTCCAAAGTTGCGGCCGATATTATGGTTCAGGAATACGGGCGCTACTTCGGCATGCCGACCTGTTGCTTGCGTGGTGGCTGCTTGACCGGTCCGAATCATAGCGGAGTCGAACTGCACGGCTTTTTGAGCTATCTCGTTCGCTGCAACTTGGAAGAACGCGAGTATACGGTTTTTGGTTACAAGGGAAAGCAGGTCCGGGATAATATCCACTCGCGAGATGTGGCCCGCTTCGTCTCTGCGTTCATCTCCACGCCACGCTCGGCCGCGGTCTACAACATTGGGGGAGGCAAGGCGAATAGTTGCTCGATCCTGGAAGCCTTCCAAATGGTGGAATCGATCACAGGCAAGAGTATGCGCTGGAAGTACGACGACAAAAACCGCGAGGGCGACCACATCTGCTATTAC from Pelagicoccus sp. SDUM812003 harbors:
- a CDS encoding NAD-dependent epimerase/dehydratase family protein; translation: MKNVLVTGSSGLIGSEVCEHLHEVGFRIHGVDNNQRAVFFGKAGDTRWNQDRLGRELSDFEHHELDIRDRSGVQELVKSVKPDAIVHAAAQPSHDLAARLPFDDFDTNAVGTMNLLEAARRFCPESPFVFMSTNKVYGDAPNRLALRETETRWEIADTRFDEGIPENLGIDQCKHSLFGASKVAADIMVQEYGRYFGMPTCCLRGGCLTGPNHSGVELHGFLSYLVRCNLEEREYTVFGYKGKQVRDNIHSRDVARFVSAFISTPRSAAVYNIGGGKANSCSILEAFQMVESITGKSMRWKYDDKNREGDHICYYSDLRRMRTDYPNWDVSVTLQEMVEELARAWKERSE